Within the Pseudomonadota bacterium genome, the region CTTGCGCCGCTCAATGTCGACTACATTGGTCACGTACTTGTGCCACTTTTGCCAGGCCACTTCGTCAACGCTCATGATGGAGGGCGCCGGTACCGGGGAGAGCTTCTCCAGGGCAAGCTCCTCAAGTATGCCGCGGTCAATGCGGTAGACGGTTTCGTCGTCGAGCTTGAGAAACCAACCTGCCTCGGCGTTAGTGGTGATGGAAGTCAGACGATAGACCTGCTCGGCAAAGCGCCTCGTAAAGCGGCCGCGTAACACGCCAAATTGCTCAACCCTGATTTTGCCGTCAATCGGGCAGCGGGCTTTGCGTTTGGGAATATAAAGAAAAGTTCGCTTGCCGGCTATGGGCATGTCCTCCACCATAATCCAGCCAGTGCTGTGGACGGGAGCGTGGTGGACGACCCCACAGGCGGAACAGACCGGCGCCACCGGCTCCACCAGATCGACATAAAGGTGAATGCTGGTTTCGTTCTGCTCAAGCACACTGGCAACCTGAAAGTTTGGCAAAGCAAGCAGTTCCGTGATAGTTTTGAGGTGCATCGGATTTCTCCTCTCTGTCATGGTTCTGTCTGGAAACAAAACCTTAACAAAGATGGTTAAATCCGATGCTTTTTCTTGTTCATGCAGTTACTGGCATTGGTTGATTTTCAACTTTTTTACGAATGAACCAAAAATTATGCTTTTAGCAAAAGAGCATGTCCCGGGGATCTTTATTGAATATTTTGTTGAAAAAGGGCTGAGGCTGTTTTGAAAGTATGTAAAGGTGTTTTTCAGGGTACACCTGACAAATCAAGTCTTCCATGGCTTGTTTTTAAACTGTGGGGGCATTTCAACAGGCGTCGGAAATACCAATTTATAGTTTTGGTAATTCTGATGTTTGCCGCTGCAATCTCAGAGATGATCAGTCTTAGTGCTGTTTTTCCTTTTCTTAGTGTTCTTACATCACCAGATCGTGTTTTGAAGTATCCTGTTGCCAAAGATTTCGCTCTAAGATTTGGAATAGTGACGCCTGAACAGTTAGTACTTGTTTTTACTGTGATTTTTGCAACTGCAGCATTTTTGGCCGGTAGTGTTCGCCTTTTGCAATTGTGGGTTAATACCAGATTTGCTTTTGCAGTAGGTCATGACTTGAGTGCTGAAGTCTATCGCCGAACACTATATCAGCCCTACCATGTGCATTTAGCACGCAACAGCAGCGAAGTGATCAGCGGTGTTGACAAGGTGACTACTGCAACAGAAATTCTGTTTCAAATGTTAAGCATGTTTAGTTCATTATTTGTCGCCTCATGCCTTGTTTTTACTATGGAGATTGTCGATCCTTTTGGTGCAACTTTGGCTTTTCTTGGTTTTGGAAGTATTTATGGATTAATCACTTGGTTGATACGTGGACGTTTGCTTCATAACAGCAAGAGAGTTGCCAGAGAACAGGTCATGCGATTGAAGGCAATGCAGGAAGGGCTTGGCGGAATTCGTGATATTTTACTGGGGGGTCATCAGTCAAAGTATTGCAAGCTTTATGGACGAGCCGACCTGCCTATGCGGACCGCCCAGGGGAACAATCGATTTTTCAGCATGAGCCCTCGTTATGCTATAGAAGCTTTAGGAATGGTATTGATTGCTTTTCTGGCTTATGGACTTGCTAGGAAAACTAATGAGATGCATACAATATTACCTACTTTGGGAGGGTTGGTTTTTGGAGCGCAACGTCTGCTGCCAGCACTGCAACAAATTTATGGTGGCTGGGCAAATATTACTGGCAATAAAGCTTCTTTGATTGATGTTTTAATGCTGCTAGACCAGCCTTTTCCGGAAGAACTTTTGTTGTCTCATCCTCTTCCTCTTAATTTTCGGCGAGAGATCCGTTTTGAATCCGTGGATTTTCACTATCGTCATGACGGGCCTTGGGTTCTTAAAGATCTCGATTTGGTTATCCCTTATGGGGCCCGAGTCGGTTTCGTTGGCGGAACTGGTAGTGGCAAAAGTACCACATTGGATTTGCTTATGGGGTTACTCCAACCGACTACAGGTAATATTCTGGTTGACGGGACTCCTTTAACAACCAGTACGCATCGTTCGTGGCAACGCATTATCTCTCATGTTCCACAGAGTATTTATCTGGCCGATACGACTCTGGCAGAAAATATTGCTTTTGGTGAAAATCCAGAAAATATAGATATGGATAGGGTTAAGCTGGCAGCCAGGCATGCACAGATTAAAGATTTTATTGAAAATACTCCTGATGGTTATGAAACCATGGTTGGTGAGAGAGGGGTTCGTCTTTCTGGAGGACAGCGTCAAAGGATCGGTATTGCTAGAGCTCTTTATGGTCAGGCAAAAATTCTTGTTTTTGATGAAGCTACAAGTGCCCTCGATAATATGACTGAACGGATGGTAATGGATGCTATTAAAGATTTGGATAGTGACTTGACTATATTAATAGTAGCTCATCGACTTTCTACGGTTTGTCGTTGCCAGATTATTTTTGAAATGGATAAAGGGCGTGTTGTGTCCCAAGGAACTTATGAACAGTTGCTAAAAAGTAGTGCTAGTTTTAAAGAAATGGCAGAAATCGGAAATAATAATTGAATACTGAAGAGTATTTAGATTTGAAATCCCAAAACAATTTATTGATTGAGGCCTATGTTTAACGATAAATCTATTCTTATAACTGGTGGCACAGGATCCTTTGGTAAACAATACACACGCACGATTCTTAGCCAATATCAACCTAAAAAACTGATCATATATTCTCGCGACGAACTTAAGCAATTTGAAATGGAGCAGGACTTTAATAAGGACTGCATGCGGTATTTTATTGGTGATGTTCGAGATAAAGAAAGGCTTGTGCAGGCAATGCAGGGGGTTGA harbors:
- a CDS encoding ABC transporter ATP-binding protein/permease; amino-acid sequence: MFAAAISEMISLSAVFPFLSVLTSPDRVLKYPVAKDFALRFGIVTPEQLVLVFTVIFATAAFLAGSVRLLQLWVNTRFAFAVGHDLSAEVYRRTLYQPYHVHLARNSSEVISGVDKVTTATEILFQMLSMFSSLFVASCLVFTMEIVDPFGATLAFLGFGSIYGLITWLIRGRLLHNSKRVAREQVMRLKAMQEGLGGIRDILLGGHQSKYCKLYGRADLPMRTAQGNNRFFSMSPRYAIEALGMVLIAFLAYGLARKTNEMHTILPTLGGLVFGAQRLLPALQQIYGGWANITGNKASLIDVLMLLDQPFPEELLLSHPLPLNFRREIRFESVDFHYRHDGPWVLKDLDLVIPYGARVGFVGGTGSGKSTTLDLLMGLLQPTTGNILVDGTPLTTSTHRSWQRIISHVPQSIYLADTTLAENIAFGENPENIDMDRVKLAARHAQIKDFIENTPDGYETMVGERGVRLSGGQRQRIGIARALYGQAKILVFDEATSALDNMTERMVMDAIKDLDSDLTILIVAHRLSTVCRCQIIFEMDKGRVVSQGTYEQLLKSSASFKEMAEIGNNN